The Cohaesibacter gelatinilyticus genome contains the following window.
GACACCGGACTGAATGTCGAGGCAGATCAAGTTGTCCTTGCCTTGCCACCACGCATCGCTGCCAACATTGTCTTTGCCCCCGCACTCGATGCCAAAGTGATTGCCTCCATGACAGCGATCCCGACATGGATGGCCGGACAAGCCAAGGCCATGGCTGTCTATGATCGACCATTCTGGCGCGAAGCTGGCCTGTCTGGTGATGCCATGAGCCGTCATGGCCCATTGGTGGAAATTCATGATGCCTCCACCATGGCCGAAGATCACCACGCGCTGTTTGGTTTTATCGGTGTTCCGCCACAAGCAAGATCAGACCATGAAACACTTCGCGAGCAAATCATCGCGCAGCTTGTCAGGCTGTTCGGACCACAAGCTGGCGCAGTATCCGCCCTTCATCTGAAAGACTGGGCCTTTGATCCGCTGACATCAACAGATTTGGATCGCCGCCCGCTTTACAACCACCCTAGCTATGGCCTGCCATATGCTTTAGAAAATCTTTGGGAAGGACGCCTCCTTTTCGCCGGAACGGAGGTCGCACCAGAATTTGGCGGATATTTGGAAGGCGCATTGGAAGCTGCGGAAAATGCACTGACAATGCTGGAACGTGTAAGGGTGTAGCAGGCAATGGCAATCGATACCAAAACAACGTTGCTCGATATAGCCGAGAAGGCTGCCCGGACCCGTGGGTTTGACGGATTCAGCTATGCGGACTTGTCTGAAGCCGCTGGCATCCGCAAAGCCTCCATTCATTATCATTTTCAAACCAAAGCGGCGCTGTCCGCAGCTCTGCTGGAGCGATACCACAAAGAACTAGAAGACTGCTGCGCAGAAATCGAACGGCGCAATGTCAAGGCATCAGGTCGTCTTCTGGATCTCATCTCGCTCTACCGCGATGCACTTGATGACGGAAACATGGTATGCCTATGCGTCTCGTTGATTTCAAGTCGCGAAAGCCTGTCAGACGAGGTGAACCACCAGATCGTGGAGTTTCGCAGAATGATGGCACGTTGGATCCTCTCCATGTTCGAGCTGGCCAGGGAGGATGGATCCATTCTTGACGTCAAGACCCCCAAGGCAGAAGCCCGGGCGACACTTGCCATACTGGAAGGCGCACATCTGGCCGCACGCGCAGAGACCGATATTTCCGTTTTTGACAGCGCCGTTGAACTGCTGACCTCCCGATGCACAGGGTAAGACTTCTGCCGCATACTCAAATGGATGATTTGGCCAACAGACCGGGAAGAAAATGATCGCACTTCGAAAAATGAGATCAGATGAGTTTCAAGGCTATGTCGATATTTTCATTCCCGATTATGCCGAGGAAATCTCGTCCAATTATGATCTGGACATACAGACAGCCACCAAACAAGCCGAACAATCGGTGTCCGAAGAGCTGAAGCTGGGTGTCGAAACACCAGATCAGCTTCTTTTGTGCATCATTGGCATAGCGGATACATCCAATACACCTCTTGGCTATCTATGGTGCCAGCCAAACAGGAAGAACCAAACCATATTCATCAGCGACTTTTGCATTCTACCCTCCCATAGAGGAAAAGGCCTTGGTCGGCTGGCATTGACAGCACTTGATGAATGGTTTGCAAAAACGGAATTTACCGAAATTCGACTACGTGTGGCAGCTGACAACAAGATTGCAGAAAAGCTGTATCTGTCATCAGGATATGCGCCAACGGGCATCAATATGCGCAAAGCAATCCCGTGATCCCGACATTGCGTTTGATTGAGGACCCAACCAAACGCAATATGTCCAAATCAGTCCTATCGTACCATGGTCAGTCGGTCCCATTCGGCATAATCGGGGGAGCCTTCGCGTCTGATCTGACCCTCATAGCCATATTCCACCATATGCACCATCACCGAATGCGGCCCACAGAACGCGACGGCATAACTCTCTGGCAGATCAGAAGCTGAAAGATTTCTCTCATTGTCAAAGTCCGGCCAACCCGCATGATTGGTACCGCGCGGGGCGCTGAACGGGATGCCATGAAAGGAGCCGGTCAGAGGCAGGTGACAATGCCCATGGAAGAGATGGCGGATCTTGTCTTTGTGCCGGGATATGATCTGGCCAAAGGCATCAGCATCCTGCAGCATGATCTGATCCATGGGTGCAACGCCCGTTGGCACCGGATTGTGATGCATGAACAGATAGATCGGCCCGGACAGCCTGGACAATTGCGCATCCAGCCAGGCCTGACGTTTGGCACAGTAGAATCCGGCGTGGGAATTCGCCCCCCAACTGTCGAGCAAAATGGCCGTGCCTTCCGACAAAGGCACAAGCGATTGCACGAAGCCATTCTCATCAGCACATTCAGGGAAGACAGAGAGGAAAATATCGCGTTCATCATGATTGCCGATGCATAGATGAACCGGCAACGGACAGGCGGCAATCTCGGTTTTCAGGCGCAGATAATCCTCCCGATCCCCCCAATCGGACAAATCCCCGGTAATGACAACGGCTTCGGCATCCGGATGATGTCTGGTTGCATGATGCAACGCCTTGCGGAAATTCTCATTCGGCTCACGCCCGGCAATGGTGTCACCCGGTTTGGTGAGATGGATGTCCGTAAGCTGCAGCAGTTTCATGGTGTCCTCATGATCGTCTTGTCTTGAAAAACAACGCCGCCCGAAAAGCCGGGCGGCGCAAATTGGCGTGATTATTTCTTTGGCAGAAGATCAGCGATTTCCTCGGCCAGCTCCTGTTGCAGCTCGGCCATATCATCATGCTCGCCGGTCACGATACCCTCGATGCCATCATAGACAACCTGTGTGACAGCCAGACCATTGTCGCCAGGATAAGCCTGCCAGTCGCGCAGCAATGGCAGCTGACGCACAGCGGTTTCCTTGTTCGGGTTCTGCTGATAGAAGTTCGCCAGAATGACCTCGTTGGCAGCCTTGTTTGGTGGCATATAGCCGGTGGTGCGGGCAACGTCGGCGGCCCCTTCACCAGAGGTGATGAATTTCAGCCATTGCCAGGAGGCATCCAGAACCTTTGGATCCTTGGAGGCAGACACCAACATGGCAGCATTGCCACCAGCAGGCAGGCCTTTCGGGCCAGAGGCTTCCAGACCTGGGAATTCATTGGTTTTCAGCTCAAAATCACCCTTGGCGCGCTCAACTGCACCCAGAGCAGAGGTCGACCAGAACATCATGCCGATTTCACCAGCAGAGAAAGACGCCAGAGCCGCTTTCCATTCGATATTCTGCATGTTACAGCCACGGAAAATACCCTTCATGGTCTCCAGAGATTTCAGACCTTCGTCAGACGAAATCTGGAACGCATTGCCTTCCATGGTTGCCTTGTCCTGAGACCACATCAGCGCCTGCAGGAACCAGTTGCCAGTGATGTTCCAGCCCCAGAACATCGGGTTCTTGACACCAGCATCCTGCAACTTGCCACAAACCTTGACGACCTCATCCCAGGACTTTGGCAAATCAGCGGCAGATGTGATGCCAGCTTTTTTCATCACATCCATATTGTAATAACCAACCGGAAGCGAGACGGAGAATGGCAGCCCGTAAGTCGCCTCATCAAAGGTGCCGAGCTTCAGCATGGCATCATGATAGCCTTCCTTGGCAAAATTCTTTTCCTTGGCGATGAAGGGCTCAAGCGACTTGGCAATGCCCTTTTCAACCAGAATTGCCTGACGGTTCAGGCCCTGCATGGTCACATCAGGAAGCGTTCCGGCAACAGCTTCGCGCAGGACGGTATTGGTGCCATCTTCGTAAGATTCGTAAGTCGCACGCATCTTGACTTCGATATGGGGAAACTGCTCGTTGAATTTTGGCAGGATTTTCTCATAGGTCACATCGAAGAGATGTGAGTAAGGATAGGCAAATTCGATCGTAACCTTGTCTTCTGCCTGTGCAGCAGAGGATGCAAGAAGCATTGCTATTGCGGTGAGGCTCTTTTTCATGGAACTCTTCCTGTGTTGCCATGGGACTGGCAGGTCGACAAACTCGTCCGGTCCCGGTTGATCCCTGAAAACGGGATTTCGGTGATGGGGCTGCCAAATGGCGGCCCCGCTTTTCCTTTATTTGCTATTTCATGCCGCTGAGGGTGATGCCCTCGATGAAGCGGCGCTGCGCGATAAGAAATGCCACGATCAAAGGGGCAACGATGATCGTGGCCGTGGCCATCATCGGACCGAAATTGTCGCCATCCGCATCGCCCTTGAATTCCCGCAGACCCAATGGCGGGGTAAACAGGGAGCGATCACCGGTAATCACGATCCGTGGCCAGAAATAATCGTTCCAGTGGGCCACCACCGAGAAGATGGCAAAGGCCAGCAAGGCCGGAACGGCGGTGGGCAACATGACATTCCATATGATGGAAAATTCGTTCATGCCATCCATGCGGGCCGCATCGATCAGATCATCGGGAACCGTCATGAAGAATTGCCGCATCAGGAAGATGCCGAAGACCGAGATGGACCAGGGGATGATCAGCGCCGCATAGCTGTTGGTCAGGCCCAGCTTGGCCAGCATGATGTAAAGCGGCAGCGCAATGGCATGAA
Protein-coding sequences here:
- a CDS encoding flavin monoamine oxidase family protein — protein: MIQTKTLIIGAGLSGLSLAHALENKGRDFHLLEARDRPGGRILTQGTNEAYFDMGPAWFWPGQPRIASLINQFKLRAFGQFSDGELCFEDEGGLVQHGRGYASMQGSYRLEGGLAALTNALSAMLPKGRLTVSNRVTILTRHGNHITAETDTGLNVEADQVVLALPPRIAANIVFAPALDAKVIASMTAIPTWMAGQAKAMAVYDRPFWREAGLSGDAMSRHGPLVEIHDASTMAEDHHALFGFIGVPPQARSDHETLREQIIAQLVRLFGPQAGAVSALHLKDWAFDPLTSTDLDRRPLYNHPSYGLPYALENLWEGRLLFAGTEVAPEFGGYLEGALEAAENALTMLERVRV
- a CDS encoding TetR/AcrR family transcriptional regulator codes for the protein MAIDTKTTLLDIAEKAARTRGFDGFSYADLSEAAGIRKASIHYHFQTKAALSAALLERYHKELEDCCAEIERRNVKASGRLLDLISLYRDALDDGNMVCLCVSLISSRESLSDEVNHQIVEFRRMMARWILSMFELAREDGSILDVKTPKAEARATLAILEGAHLAARAETDISVFDSAVELLTSRCTG
- a CDS encoding GNAT family N-acetyltransferase, whose protein sequence is MIALRKMRSDEFQGYVDIFIPDYAEEISSNYDLDIQTATKQAEQSVSEELKLGVETPDQLLLCIIGIADTSNTPLGYLWCQPNRKNQTIFISDFCILPSHRGKGLGRLALTALDEWFAKTEFTEIRLRVAADNKIAEKLYLSSGYAPTGINMRKAIP
- a CDS encoding phosphodiesterase, whose protein sequence is MKLLQLTDIHLTKPGDTIAGREPNENFRKALHHATRHHPDAEAVVITGDLSDWGDREDYLRLKTEIAACPLPVHLCIGNHDERDIFLSVFPECADENGFVQSLVPLSEGTAILLDSWGANSHAGFYCAKRQAWLDAQLSRLSGPIYLFMHHNPVPTGVAPMDQIMLQDADAFGQIISRHKDKIRHLFHGHCHLPLTGSFHGIPFSAPRGTNHAGWPDFDNERNLSASDLPESYAVAFCGPHSVMVHMVEYGYEGQIRREGSPDYAEWDRLTMVR
- a CDS encoding extracellular solute-binding protein; protein product: MKKSLTAIAMLLASSAAQAEDKVTIEFAYPYSHLFDVTYEKILPKFNEQFPHIEVKMRATYESYEDGTNTVLREAVAGTLPDVTMQGLNRQAILVEKGIAKSLEPFIAKEKNFAKEGYHDAMLKLGTFDEATYGLPFSVSLPVGYYNMDVMKKAGITSAADLPKSWDEVVKVCGKLQDAGVKNPMFWGWNITGNWFLQALMWSQDKATMEGNAFQISSDEGLKSLETMKGIFRGCNMQNIEWKAALASFSAGEIGMMFWSTSALGAVERAKGDFELKTNEFPGLEASGPKGLPAGGNAAMLVSASKDPKVLDASWQWLKFITSGEGAADVARTTGYMPPNKAANEVILANFYQQNPNKETAVRQLPLLRDWQAYPGDNGLAVTQVVYDGIEGIVTGEHDDMAELQQELAEEIADLLPKK
- a CDS encoding carbohydrate ABC transporter permease — protein: MSYATQTSAQSGSLPAFRFSTAETMKHVVLIVGCLIVLLPFYVMVSYSFKSPAEIMQNIGGFFGSQEAFRDDYCIKLGKDIADCMVTPVIYNYTTAFEKAPLVRYLLNGVFVTASIFFIQVLVALPCAYALAKLRFWGREVVFGLVLFCLLIPVHAIALPLYIMLAKLGLTNSYAALIIPWSISVFGIFLMRQFFMTVPDDLIDAARMDGMNEFSIIWNVMLPTAVPALLAFAIFSVVAHWNDYFWPRIVITGDRSLFTPPLGLREFKGDADGDNFGPMMATATIIVAPLIVAFLIAQRRFIEGITLSGMK